CGGGGCATCTCGCTGATCACCCAGCCGATCGCCCGGATCGGGAAGGCGAGCAGCGTGAACAGGTAGGCCACCCGGACCAGGTCACCGACCGACAGGTCGCCGGAGCCGATCCGGTGCGCACCGACGACGAGCACGGCGAGCACACCGAAGTTGGGCAGCGCCTCCATCAGCGGGTCGAACACCCCGCGGACCCGGCCCGCGCGGATCATCGCGTCTCGCAGCTGTTCGGCGGACCGGCGGAAGCGGGCGGTCTCGTCGGCCTCCCTGCCAAGGGTCTTGATGACGAGCGCGCCGTCGAACGACTCGTGCGCGACGGTGCTCACCTCGGCGCGCAGCTCCTGCACCCGGGCGAACAGCGGCGAGACCAGCCGCGAGTAGGTGAGGTTCAGGACGCCGACGAGCGGGAAGACGACGAAACCGACGGCGGCGAGCAGCGGGTCGGTCGCGACCAGCAGCCCCACGGCGGCGGCGAGCATCACGACCACGCCGACCGCGAACGGGAACGGCGCGATCGGCGCCCACAGCGCCTCGACGTCGGCGTTCGCGTTCGACAGCAGCGCGCCGGTGGAGTGCCGCTGGTGCCAGGCCAGCGGCAGCCGCAGGTACTGGCGGGTGACGCGGCGCCGGTAGTGGGCCTGCATCCGGTACTGCAGCACACCGGCCGCGAACCGGCGGAAGAACATCCCCACGGCGCGGGTCGCGCCGACCGCGAACACCAGCAACGCGGCGGTCACGACGCTCCCCCAGGCCGCGTGCCCGTCGCGCAGCGACGGGACGATCACCCGCTGGGTCACCTCGCCGAGCACGTAGGAGCTGGCCACCGTCGCGAGGCCGAACAGCGCGCTGCCGAAGACCGACAGCGCGAACAGCCGGCGCTCCTCGCGCACGGCCAGCAGCAGGATCCGCAGCCCGCGCCGGATGACCGAGCGGGTCTCGTCGATCGCGCGCGCCGACTGGGCGAAACCGGGAGGGTTGAGATGGTCGACGGGGCCACCGGGGCTCGGCGGCTCGTCCGGGGCGTCACCAGGTGCGGGCACCTCTCTCCTCTCGCCAACGCGCGTACGCCCGCCACCGACCGTGGTTTCGCTACAGCCCGGTGACAGGCGCGTGACATCCACCCTGCAACACCAGGAACGGGCCGCGTACTCCCGCGCGGCCACGAGGTGGCCCGGGCCTAACGAACGGGCACGGCGGCGTCGCGCAGGGCTTCCTTGACATCGGCGATGCGCAGATGGCCGAAGTGGAAGACGCTGGCCGCGAGCACGGCGTCGGCGCCGGCGGCGACGGCGGGGGCGAAGTCCGCGAGCTGGCCGGCGCCGCCGCTGGCGATCACCGGGACGCCCACCTCCGCGCGGACCGCGGCGATCATCTCCAGGTCGTAGCCGTCGCGGGTGCCGTCGGCGTCCATCGAGTTGAGCAGGATCTCGCCGGCGCCGAGCTCGACGGCGCGCGCCGCCCAGGCCACGGCGTCGAGGCCGGTGCCCTTCCTGCCGCCATGGGTGGTCACCTCGAAGCGCGGCCCGTCCTGGTCGGGCGAGCGCCGCGCGTCCACGGACAGCACGACGCACTGGCTGCCGAACCGCAGGGCGCACTCGCGCAGCAGCTCAGGACGGGCGACGGCGGCCGTGTTGATGCCGACCTTGTCCGCCCCGGCGCGCAGCAGCCGGTCCACGTCGTCGGCGGCGCGCACCCCGCCGCCCACCGTCAGCGGGATGAAGACCTGTTCGGCGGTGCGCCGGACGATGTCGTACGTCGTCTCCCGGTTGCCGCTGGAGGCGGTGATGTCGAGGAAGGTCAGCTCGTCCGCGCCCTCGGCGTCGTAGAGGCGGGCCATCTCGACCGGGTCGCCTGCGTCACGCAGGCCGGTGAAGTTGACGCCCTTGACCACCCGGCCGGCGTCGACGTCCAGGCAGGGGATGACGCGGACCGCGACGCTCATCGCCGGGCGCCCGCCGCGGTCTCGCCGCCGGCGACGGTGAGCGCCTCCGGGAGGGTGAACGCGCCGGCGTAGAGCGCCTTGCCGATGATCGCGCCCTCGACGCCGGGGACGGTGGCGATCGCGCTCAGGTCGGCGAGCGACGACACTCCGCCGCTGGCGACGACCGGCCGGTCGGTGGCGGCGGTGACCGCGGCGAGCAGCTCCAGGTTCGGGCCGGTGAGCGTGCCGTCGCGGCGGACGTCGGTGACGACATAGCGGGCGCAGCCGTCGGCGTCGAGCCGGGCGAGGACGTCGAACAGCTCGCCGCCGTCACGTGTCCAGCCGCGGGCGGACAGCGTCGTGCCGCGGACGTCCAGCCCGACGGCGATCCGGTCGCCGACCCGGTCGATGGCCCGGCGCACCCAGTCCGGGTTCTCCAGGGCGGCGGTGCCGACGTTCACCCGGGCCGCGCCGGTGGCGAGCGCCGCGTCCAGCGAGTCGTCGTCGCGGATCCCGCCGGACAGCTCCACGGCGACGTCGAGGGAGCGGACCACCTCGGCGATCAGCTCCCGGTTGGAGCCACGCCCGAAGGCGGCGTCCAGGTCGACGAGATGGATCCACTCGGCGCCGTCGCGCTGCCAGGCGAGCGCGGCGTCGCGCGGGTCGCCGTACGAGGTCTCCGATCCGGCCTCGCCCTGGACCAGCCGAACGGCCAGGCCGTCGGCGACGTCCACGGCGGGCAGCAGGGTGAGCGTCACGCGACCACCCTACGGGTCCGCGGTTCGAGCCCGGCCCGGCAAGGAGGGCCGGCGGCGCGGCGACGCCGTGCCGGGACCGCCGGCGGCCACGTCGTTCCTCGACGAAGCCTCGGAGGCGCCGAAGCACCGCCGAGGTCCGTCGGAGTGTCCCCGGGGATTTCCAGGGCCGTTCCTCAGATTCGTCAGGTCAGTGTGTCCGCGTTGCAGACCGACGTCGCGATGGTGACGGTCTCCAGGCCGCCGAACAGACTGGCCGCCACCGCGTCGATCGTCAGCGTGCCGTCCGGCGCCTCCCGCTGCCGGTTGAGGGTCAGGGTGCCCACAGCCGGGATGGAGATGACGGTGTTCGGGGCCGGGTTCGTCGCGAGAGCGATCGGCGCCCCGGGGGTCGTGATCTGTCCGCTCCCGATCTGAGCGGTCCCACTCACCACACCGCTGCCCACGTCGTAGGCACAGCCCGAATAGAGCGAGTCGGCGTTCAGGGCGGCCGCCGTCGTCAGGGCGAGAGAGAGGCCGCTGACCGTCGCGCTCGCGGCCGTCGAGATGGCCACGGTGGCGACGGGGCCGGCGGTGAGCAGCGACGGCACGCTGATACTCGTGGCATCGTTCCACGAGTCACCCGGGTAGGTGCTTTCCACGACCGGACCGTGGTCGACGATCCCGCTCAGGCGAACGGCGTCTGCCCTGTTCGGAGAGGCGGCGGAGGCGGGCGAGGCCGCCGCGAACGCCACGCCGGCGGCGATGGCGAGAATGCCGGCGCACCGCCCCGCGCGTCGAGGCATGAGTTTCATGAGGTTCCCTTCGTCGGGTTTCAGCACGGCCGGTACGGCATCGCGGCACCTAGGCCCTGAATAGCTGGGAGCCCTGGCTTGGCGCCGTCATGGCTTTGTTTCTGGGCTGAAGGTAACGCGCGCCACATCCCGGACGGCGTTCACCAGCAAAGAAGGAGGTTCATCGCCACCGGCGCGATGATCTTTTTATCGACGCATACCGGCCACGATTCCGGCGGAACTCCATCGACACCAGAATTATTCGCTCCGCCTTCATGGCGCCCTGGGAGAGCGGGATGAAAAGCGCTCGCGGATCAGCGGAACCCGGAGGGGACGGGACCCGTCGCGATGCCGCCAGCCTCCGCCGGGCGCACCGGGTCCACGTCAGGCGACGGTCAGGTCGGCGGGCGGGCGCGCGTCGGACGGCATCGGCACAGGCGCCGCCGGTTCGTCGAGACGCCGGGTACCGGCGGGCGTGCGGGCCGCGCGGTGGACCGCGGCAGCGAACAGCACGATCTGACGTGCGCGGTACCACAGCATCCGTCCCAGCGGAGGCAGCGCCGCCGGCGTCACGGCCCGGACCTCCGGGCGCCGACCGCGGCTCGCGATCTCGGCCATCGTGGGGAGCAGCCAGCGCCGGAGCATCGCCCGGCGGTGCTCCGGCGGCGCGGCGCGCAGTATCTGCCGCGCGCTGAGCAGCAGGCTGGTGTCCGCCAGCCACAGCCGCTGCGCGAACGGCACTTGCACAGGCAGCCCCAACGCGTCCGCCAAGGCCCGGCAGGCCGGCGAGCCGGTCCGCAGCGCCGCGGCGACCGCCGGCCGCGCGCCGAGCTCGTCGGCGACCCCCATCGCCTCCCGCCAGATCGCGAGCGGGATCCGCGCCGCCGCCCGATCCAGGTCGCGACGCGCCGCCTGCGACCGCGCGGGCACGGACACCGCGTGGATGGCGAGGTGGCAGGCGTGCGCGGGCAGGTCGAGCGCGTCGACGACGGTCCCACCGAGCTGGAACTCGGCGATGTGCCGGGACAGCACTGCCCACAGCCGTTCGGCGCGCACGGTCGCCACCGGCAGCGTCCAGTGCAGGTCGACCGCCTGCCCGCTCGGGTGCCCGAACATCTGGGCGTACGGGCAGGGGTCGTAGGGACGCAGCCCCGCGGCGACGAGGACAGCCCGCGCCCTGGCGAACTGGGCCGGGGGGACGAGAAGGTCGCAGTCCACCCTGGGACGGTGCTCGCCGGGATACAGCCGGCGCGCCGTCACCGGCCCCTTGAGCAGCACGGGCCGGATGCCGGCCTGGTGCAGCCGTTCGATCAGCAGGGCATCCGCCGCGTCCCTGGCGAGGGCCAGCGCGGCGCGCGCGACGCGGTCCACGGCGTCCGGGCCGGCGGGGACCGACGGTCCGGCAGGGACCAACGGGTATGCCGATCGCACGTCGTTCGAGCCACCATCCGGTGGGGTCGCGCCGACCGGCACCGACCGTCGTATGGGCACGGACATCCCCGCTTCCTCGCGCTCGCGCTTCTGGACACTTCCCGGCGCGGTCCGCCGCGACTCGCGGCCTGGCGGAGCATCGGGCGGGCCGGTGAGGGCTCTGCCGGACGCCACCGGGCGGTCACCCTCCCGGACGACACCATCCACTACCTACCGTAGCTGATTGATGACTGCTGGCTATCTTCACGGCCATGGTGACATCCAGCCGGCCCTCGGACGGCCAAGTCCCCACCACCCCATCCGCGCCGAGCCCCGACGCCCCGGGACGGCCCACCGCCCGCCGCGGATCCCCAGCCGACCGGGCTCGGCGGGCCGGAGCCCGCCTCGCCCAGGGCTGGACGCGGGCCACGACGGGGGTCGATCGCCCGGCCCGGCGGGTGGCGGTCATGGCGGCGCTGGGCCTGCTCTCCGGCGTCCTGGAGTTCCTGGCGATGGTGTTCCTGATCACGCTCGCGGCCGGGCACACCCGGGTCGGCTGGGCACTACCCGGCAGGCTCGCGGACGGACGCGGCGGGCTCGCGGTGGCGGCCCTGCTGGTCACCGCCGCGTCGGCCGTGGTCTCCGTCGTCGCGGCGCGGCACACCACCCGGATCGGCGCGACGACGGTGACGACGCTGCGTGGCCGACTGGCGCATGGCTACCTGGCCGCGGACTGGCCGGCGCAGCGCGCCGAGCCGGTCGGGCGGCTGCAGGAACTGGCGTTCACCGACGCGGGGCAGGTGTCGCTGGGTGCCCAACACGCGGCCGACGCCGTGGCGGGTGGCCTGCGGCTGGCGACGTTCACGGTCGCCGCCTTCGCCGTGAGCCCGCTACCGGCCGGCGCCCTGTTCGCCGGCGTCGGCGCGGTCGCGGTCGTCACTGCCCGGCTCGGCGGCCGGCGCGCCCACTCGGCGAACCGTCAGGCGGTTGAGGCCGCAAGCGGGCTCGCGGCCGCACTGACCGAGACCACGACCGTGGCCGGCGAGTTGCGGATCTTCAACGCACGCGGCGCGGCGGGGGAGGCTCTGGCGCGGCGGGCGGAGCTCGCCGGGCTGCTCCAGGGAAAGATCATGTTCCACACGACGGTGGCGCCGCGACTGGCCCGTGACCTGGCTGTGCTCGCGCTGACCGCGGTGCTGCTCGCCGTGCTGTGGCTGGACGACCTCGCGCTGCCCACTCTGGGGCTGGTCATCCTGCTGACCATGCGCGCGCTGGGGCAGGCCGCGGCGCTCGTCGGGACCACGCACCAGGTCCGCGAGCGGCTCACCCACCTGAGCCGGATCGACGAGCACCTGGCCCGCTGGGCGCCGGCCCGGCCGGCCGGACGGCGCCCGTGCCCGCCCGCGGCCGGGCGGCTGCGGCTCCAGGGGGTCGACGTGGTCCATCCCGGGGCGGACCGGCCGGCGCTGACGGGGCTGGACCTGGCGTTGCGACCGGGCGAACGGCTCGGCGTGGTCGGGCGCAGCGGCGCGGGCAAGAGCACGCTCGCCGCCGTCCTGCTCGGTCTGCTGGAGCCGAGCCGGGGGCGGGTCCTGGTTGACGGCGTGGACCGCGCCGAGATCGACCCGGCGCAGTGGTTTGGCCGGGTGGCGGCCGTCGGCCAGCAGCCCGCGCTGGTCAGCGGCACGGTCGCGGACAACATACGTTTCCTGCGGACCGGAATCGACGACGCCGCGGTGCGCACCGCGGCGGGCGCGGCGGGACTCGGCCCGGAGCTCGCGGCCTGGCCCGCCGGCGTCGACCATCCCGCCGGGCCACACGGCGGGGCGCTGTCTGGCGGCCAGCGCCAGCGGGTCACGCTCGCACGGGCGCTCGCACGTCCGGCGGATTTGCTGGTGCTGGACGAGCCGAGCAGCGCGCTCGACGCCGATGCCGAGCTCGCGTTGCGCGCCGCGCTGGCGGCGGTCGACCGGTCGACGACCGTGGTCGTCATCGCGCACCGGCTGTCGACCGTGCTTGCCTGCGACCGGATCGCCGTCCTGGAGGACGGCCGGCTCGAGGCACTCGGGAGCCCGACCGAGCTCGCGGCGACGAACCGTTATTTTCGCGACGCGCTGCGGCTGGCCCTCGCGGACCTGCCGGAGGTCGAACGCGGCCCGGGCGACGAAGGGGCCGCTCCCGGGGCGCTGCCCAGGCAGCGGGACCTGACGGATCCCGGAAGACCCGTGGCGGGGGCGCCGAGCCGGCCTCCATCGAGCAGGCCTTCACCAGGAAACAGCGGCAAGCCCGACGTGCCCATCGGCCTGCCACCCGCCCGAGTGCCGAGTGTCGACGCACCCAACCTCTACGCAGAGTGATTTGATTGGCACGTTACGCAGCCACTTCGTGATCTGGCCACGAGACGGTCCTCGACGGTCACCACGCCGGAGGTTTCCATGGCCGACAGCAGCCACCAGCCCACCACGTCCGCCGACCGCCTGGGTCCGCTCCGGATCGGAGAGGCCGAAACGGCCCGCGCCGACGCCGCGCCCAGGGCCGGTTCGGATCCCACCGACCACGATGAGATCCGGGTCGCGCCCGGCGTTCAGGTCGCCGACCTCCAGGGCGAGATCGTCCTGCTGCACCCGGACGACGGCACGTACTTCGCGTTGAACGAGACGGGAGCGCACCTGTGGCGGCAGCTGGGCGCGTCTGCCGTCCCACGCGGCGCCGCGGTCCGCCGGGCCGCCCTGTCGATCGCGGCCGAGTGGCGGGTCGACCCACCGCGGGCCGAGGCCGACCTGCGCGAGCTACTCGACGAGTTGCTGAGCCGCCGACTCGCCACCACGACGCCATGCCAGTCGCCATGACGCCCGGGGCAGCCACCCGGCCCGCGCGGGAGGAGCGCCCTGGCGCGCGCTCGCGCTGGTGCCAGCCCGCCGCGGAACTCGCCGTCAGCGCGCAGCTGTGGCTGGCAGCCGGCGCGGTCGAGGTGGTGTTGCGCCGCCGCGGGCTGCCCGCGCTGGTCGCCGCGGCCGGCCGGGCGGCCCGCTCGCCGGCTGCCCGCTGGTTCCCGGCCGGGCGTCGGACCCTCACCGACCCCTGGCTCGACCAGCTCGTGACCAGGGCCGGCGCGGCGTGGCGCGGTACGGAGGGATGCCTGCCGCGCTCCGTCCTGCGGTGCTGGCTCGCGGCCAGCGACGGGCAGGCGGCCTCCGTGGTGGTCGGCGTGCGCAGGGCGACCGGGACGCCGTTCGCGGCCCATGCCTGGGCACAGGTGGACGGTCACGCCCACGCCGCGGACGCCGGGCCGGCTGGGTCGTTCCAGCCCATCGCCACCTATCCACTCACGCCACCGGCGCCGACTACCGGTACCGCTCCCCGCTGCGAGGAACGATGACCTTCTGCGGTGAGCTGCGGCTGGACCGTCGGCCCGCCACGATCGCGACGGCCGAGAGGATGCTGGCCGCCGCGATCACCCCGCCGAGTGGCCCTACACGCACCTGGGCGGCCGGCCCACTCGCGCTCGCCGCGACACCCGGCCCGGCACTTGGGCCCGACGCGGACCTCGCCCACACCGCGGGCCCCGGCGGGCTGCTGGCCGTGGTCGACGGCTGGTCGCCTGGCACCAGAAGCACCCGGCCCGAGCAGGGCGACATCGCGGGAAGCGGACGGGACCACGTGGCCGGCCACGTCGTGAGCTCCTGGCGGCGCTACGGCCCCTCCTGCCTCGACCGGCTGCTCGGCGACTGGGCGCTCGCCGTCTTCGATGCGGCGACCGGTCGGCTGACGCTCGCCCGCTCGCCGCGCAGCATGCGCCGGCTTTTCCTGCACAGCACCGCCGAGCGGGTGGTGTTCGGCACTGACTACGCCCAGCTCCGGGCCGCGGGCATCCCGCTCGAGGCGGACCACGCGGTGCTCGCCGAGACGCTGACCCGCGACCTGACGACCCTGAACGAGACCCTGCTGCGCGGCGTCGAGCGGGTGCCAGCTGGCCACCTGGTCGAGATCGGGCCGGCTGGGACGCGGACGCGCCGCCCGTTCAGCTCGCTGTTCTCCATCGTCCCACCCCTGCGCCCCAGCACCACGGCGGCCGCGGCAAGCCGGCTGCGTGCCGCTCTGGATGCGGCCGTCGGCGACGCGGCGCTGCAGACAGCGGCCCCCGGCAGCCCGGTCGCGGTCGGCGTGTCCGGTGGGCTGGACTCAAGCTCCGTGGCCGGTGTCGCGCACGCGCTGGCCCGGCGCGGCGCCGCGATCCGCATCGTGCCGATCAGCATGGTCTTCCCCGGACAACCGCACGACGAGTCGCGCTGGATCGACTCGGTCGAGGAACGTCTCAGGCTGCCGATCCTGCGGGTGAAGCCGGACCTGTACGACTGGGACCGCTGGCGGGCCTGGACGGCGACCACTCTCGACCTCCCGCCGCGCCCCAACCTCGCGTTGTCCGACGCCGTCCGCGACGCGGCGCGCGCCGAGGGACTGTCCGTGCTGCTGTCCGGCGAGGGCGGAGACGAGTGGTGGACCGGCTACCGCCACCACTTCCCAGACCTGCTTCGGGCTGGCCGGCTCGCCACCCTGTGGCGCCAGACCGGGCGCGGGATCAATCCACGGTCGCTGCCCAGGCGGCTGGGCGTCGCACGCGCGTTCGCCACGGCGCCGTACCCACGCGGGAACAGCGGGGAGCGCCTGGTGCTGCCGTGGCTACGCCCCGAGCGCCTGCGTGGCCTGGATCTCGAGGAGCGCTTCGCCGCGGCGGACGCGGCCGAGCGCGCCGCGTACCCGTCGAACGAACAGCGTCACCGCTGGATCGAGGCGGCGATCCGGGCCGAGCTGTCGACGCTGGACACGCTGCGGGCGTTCTACACGTCGGCCGGCCTGGACTGGCGCCATCCGTTCCATGACCGCCGGACGATCGAGGCGGCGCTGTCGACGCCGGGCGCCACGCTCTACCAGCCTGGGCTGACCAAGCCGGTGCTGCGTGCGGCGGCCGGCGACACGCTCCCCGAACTGGTGCGCACCCGGCCCGGCAAGATCTTCTTCAACCTGCCCGTCGTCGACGCCCTGGAAGTCGCGGGCGGGATCGGCAAGGTGCTCGCGGGCGGCCCGCTCGTCTCCGGCGGCTGGGTCGACCTCGACGCTGCGACGCGGGCATGGGAGGCCGCCGCGGCCGCGGCCCGGCAGGGCCGCCACCCGCCGAACCCACTGCACGGGCTGGCGTCGTTGTGGCAGTTGGTCGGCGTCGACACGTGGCTCACTGGCAACGGGGTGCGTCTTTGAGTCACCTAGTTCTGCTACTCTCGGTAATCGAACTGCCGCAGTATGCAACTCATCGTGACGACAGTCGACCATCTTGGAGAGTGCCATGACTACCGTTGAGCACGTGCCCGCTGTGGCGCCAGCTGAGCACCGGCCCTACGAGAAGCCCGCGCTGGTCTGCCACGGCAGCCTGGCGATGCGGACCGCCGGTGGGCTTGGCCTCAACTTTGACGGGGCGCTGCCCCTCGATTTCACCAGCGGCTGACCCAGCGGAAATGCCTTTGACACTGGATCCTGGTCTCCCGAACAGCAGGAGGTAGCGCCGATGGAGGTGCCGCGGGCGGCTCGGATCACGACCGCCCACGCCCGCGTGGCGCCTGTGTCCAGGTCGGAGTTCCCGACGGCCGGTGTCCCGGGGCTTGCGCCTCGGGACACCGGCTGCTCGTCCCCACCTGTCGGAGCCCCTTCGCCGGTGCGGCTGGCGCACTACCGTTTCGGGGCCGTCGAGGTCCGAGCCGACGTCAGGCTGCCCGGCTACGACCGGTACCTGGCGCTCGTTCCAGCGCAGCGCGTCGCCGGCGACGGAATGCCAGGCGCGGCGCCTGAGAAGGCGGCCCAGGCCCAGGATCTCCAGCAGTCGCCCGCCCCGTACGTCATCACAGTGCGCCGCGGGCCGGCCGAGGTGCCGGCCGGGCAACGCCTGGCGCGGATCAGGGTGCGCCGCGGCGACGTGGAGATCCGCGCCGTGGACGGCGGCGGCCTGGCGCTTCTCACGGAGGGCCTCGCCCCGTACTCGCTGCCCGCCGGCGGCGGCGAGGAGATCTCCTGGCATCTGCGCGGCGCGCCGAGCCCAGCGGAAGCGGACCACCTCATCGGGTCCGCCGTGCCGTGGGCACTGGCGGCCCGGCGGGACACCGAGGTGCTGCACTCGGCCACGCTCGTCAGCCCCGCCGGCGCCGTGCTCCTCACCGGGCGCTCGGGGCGCGGAAAGTCGACACTCTCCATGGCGTTGCACCAGCGACTCGGGTGGCCGCTGCTCGGCGACGACGCCGCGGTGCTCCACCTCACGGGCAACGAGCCGCGGGTGCTGTCCTGTAGCCGGGAGGTCCGGCTCTGGCACGACTCCGGCCAGCTGCTGGGCCTGGGCGAGGGCACCGTGCTCACCCGCTACGCCACCAAGAGCCGCCACGCCGTGGCAGGCGACGCGCATAAGCCGGTCACCGTGACGGCCGTGATCAGTCTGGACCCACCCGCTGGTGATCCAGACCGTGCCGTCCCGAAGGGCAATCTCTCGGGCACGCAGACGGCCCACGCTCCCGACCTCGCGGAGCGGCCGGAGTTGACGCGGACGCGGTCGGTCGACGGCGTGCTGATGTTGCGCGCCGGCCTGATGCGCACGGCCCTGCTCGACGTCGACCTCGCCGCCGAGGAGTTCCGGTTCCTCACACGCTGGGCCCGTGGCGTCACCTTCGCCCGGTTGCGGTATCCGCACTCCCCCGCCGCGCTGGACACCGCCGTCGGCCTGCTCGCGGACTTCGCCGCCGGGCGCTGACCAGTCGCCCGAGGAGGCAGGTCAGCGCAGCGTGCCCAGCCAGTTGGCCAGGACGTGGGCGCCGGCGTCACCGGACTTCTCCGGGTGGAACTGGGTCGCGCACAGAGGACCCCGTTCGACGGCGGCCGCGAACGGCTCGCCGTGCTCGGTGACCGTGTCGCCGGCACCAGGGTCGGCCTTGGCGGCGTAGGAGTGGACGAAGTAGAACCGCGTCCCCGCCGGCAGGCCGGCGAACAGCGTCGAGCCGGCCGGCGGGGCGACGGTGTTCCAGCCCATGTGCGGCAGGATCGGCGCGGCGAGACGGCGGACCTCGCCGGGCAGCAGCCCGAGGCCCTGGGTGCGCACGCCGTGCTCGTCGCCGAGCTCGTAGAGGATCTGCATGCCGACGCAGATTCCCAGCACCGGCCGCCCGGCGGCGACCCGGTCCCGGACCGTCGGCCCGGCGCCGATCCGCTCGACCCCGGCCATGCAGGCGGCGTACGCGCCGACACCGGGCACGACCAGCCCGTCCGCCTCCGCGGCGGCGGCCAGGTCCGCGGTCACGGTGACGTCCGCGCCGACTCGCTCGACCGCCCGTTGCGCCGAGCGCAGGTTGCCCGACCCGTAGTCGAGCACGACCACCTTCGGCCGGCTCCCGGCCATCTAG
Above is a window of Pseudofrankia saprophytica DNA encoding:
- a CDS encoding asparagine synthase-related protein, with the translated sequence MTFCGELRLDRRPATIATAERMLAAAITPPSGPTRTWAAGPLALAATPGPALGPDADLAHTAGPGGLLAVVDGWSPGTRSTRPEQGDIAGSGRDHVAGHVVSSWRRYGPSCLDRLLGDWALAVFDAATGRLTLARSPRSMRRLFLHSTAERVVFGTDYAQLRAAGIPLEADHAVLAETLTRDLTTLNETLLRGVERVPAGHLVEIGPAGTRTRRPFSSLFSIVPPLRPSTTAAAASRLRAALDAAVGDAALQTAAPGSPVAVGVSGGLDSSSVAGVAHALARRGAAIRIVPISMVFPGQPHDESRWIDSVEERLRLPILRVKPDLYDWDRWRAWTATTLDLPPRPNLALSDAVRDAARAEGLSVLLSGEGGDEWWTGYRHHFPDLLRAGRLATLWRQTGRGINPRSLPRRLGVARAFATAPYPRGNSGERLVLPWLRPERLRGLDLEERFAAADAAERAAYPSNEQRHRWIEAAIRAELSTLDTLRAFYTSAGLDWRHPFHDRRTIEAALSTPGATLYQPGLTKPVLRAAAGDTLPELVRTRPGKIFFNLPVVDALEVAGGIGKVLAGGPLVSGGWVDLDAATRAWEAAAAAARQGRHPPNPLHGLASLWQLVGVDTWLTGNGVRL
- the hisH gene encoding imidazole glycerol phosphate synthase subunit HisH, with the translated sequence MAGSRPKVVVLDYGSGNLRSAQRAVERVGADVTVTADLAAAAEADGLVVPGVGAYAACMAGVERIGAGPTVRDRVAAGRPVLGICVGMQILYELGDEHGVRTQGLGLLPGEVRRLAAPILPHMGWNTVAPPAGSTLFAGLPAGTRFYFVHSYAAKADPGAGDTVTEHGEPFAAAVERGPLCATQFHPEKSGDAGAHVLANWLGTLR